The Streptomyces sp. NBC_01244 genome contains a region encoding:
- a CDS encoding bifunctional nuclease family protein — protein sequence MNELDVVGVRVEMPSNQPIVLLREVGGDRYLPIWIGPGEATAIAFAQQGMAPARPLTHDLFKDVLEAIGEELTEVRITDLREGVFYAELVFASGVEVSARPSDAIALALRTGTPIYGSDGVLDDAGIAIPDEQEDEVEKFREFLDQISPEDFGTGPQ from the coding sequence GTGAACGAGCTCGACGTTGTGGGTGTCCGGGTGGAAATGCCCTCGAACCAACCGATCGTGCTCCTGCGTGAAGTGGGAGGCGACCGGTACCTCCCCATCTGGATCGGACCAGGGGAGGCGACCGCCATTGCCTTCGCGCAGCAGGGCATGGCCCCTGCCCGGCCGCTGACACACGACCTTTTCAAGGACGTGCTGGAGGCGATCGGCGAGGAGCTCACCGAAGTCCGGATCACGGATCTGCGGGAGGGCGTTTTCTACGCGGAGCTCGTCTTCGCCAGCGGAGTCGAGGTGAGCGCGCGGCCCTCCGACGCCATAGCGCTCGCCCTGCGGACCGGGACGCCGATCTACGGCAGCGACGGCGTGCTCGACGACGCCGGAATCGCGATCCCGGACGAGCAGGAGGACGAGGTGGAGAAGTTCCGCGAGTTCCTCGACCAGATCTCGCCAGAGGACTTCGGTACCGGCCCGCAGTGA
- a CDS encoding PRC-barrel domain-containing protein — protein MQTDIDPRSLIGRKAFDRNGTKIGTVDEVYLDDATGVPEWAAVRTGLFSRDAFVPLEPSEMVGDTLRVPFERSLIKDAPDFGVGRHLSPEQELQLYHHYGLDLALPSDFQHDFGHKAPDTP, from the coding sequence GTGCAGACCGACATCGATCCCCGCAGCCTGATCGGCCGCAAGGCGTTCGACCGCAATGGCACCAAGATCGGCACCGTCGACGAGGTCTACCTCGACGACGCCACGGGCGTCCCGGAATGGGCCGCCGTACGCACCGGACTCTTCAGCCGGGACGCCTTCGTCCCGCTGGAGCCCAGCGAGATGGTGGGCGACACCCTGCGCGTGCCCTTCGAGCGCTCCCTCATCAAGGACGCCCCCGACTTCGGCGTCGGCCGCCACCTCTCCCCCGAACAGGAGCTGCAGCTCTACCACCACTACGGCCTGGACCTGGCCCTCCCCTCCGACTTCCAGCACGACTTCGGCCACAAAGCCCCCGACACCCCCTAA
- a CDS encoding DNA polymerase IV has product MRAAPTILHLDMDAFYASVEQASKPSLRGKAVIVGGLGPRGVVATASYEARRFGVHSAMPMAQARRLCPNGACLIPRFSLYREVSDTVMGMLRELSPLVEPLSLDEAFVDLEAGGVAFDAQAARAVGERLRADITAATGLSGSVGLAGSKMLAKVASEEAKPAGLLLIEVGTERAHLAPMSVRTLPGVGPATGEHLRRAGITTVGELAEAGEDELVRMVGRSHGVGLYRMALGVDERPVVAERDAKSVSVEDTFDVDLHDRVRIRNEVQRLADRCVERLRGSGHSGRTIVLKVRRYDFSTLTRSETLRGPTDDPAVVREAAARLLEAVDTTGGVRLLGVGVTGLADYTQEDLFAFADAMAARAGAGSGDGGAAGRPAAGADGGQEPEGPFRVRGAVPGPGPGPGPEPEADEGAGQGQGGAVPAGAVPGEPIGQGQGQAAGEEQAEAVGPSGLAEGLGHAQGAQRGPGRGEGPGQGSGEIAGPGCGSALAQGESVGQGQGQGQGQGQGQGQGQGQGQGSEQGQGSEHGQGQGSEQVQVQVPGEIAGPDRGAELAQGEGVGQGQGSGLGLGQAQGLGSGSGSGEVAAPRGVGSGQRGDVGHGQGDLQGVGVGRGPGEVAGQGLGGAGGVEGLVERRWAAGSDVRHAVYGPGWVQGSGVGRVTVRFEQPGSEPGRVRTFLVDDPELEPSDPMPLVGDRAVGVGGSTAPE; this is encoded by the coding sequence GTGAGAGCCGCGCCGACCATCCTGCACCTGGACATGGACGCCTTCTACGCCTCCGTGGAGCAGGCGTCGAAGCCGAGCCTGCGCGGCAAGGCCGTCATCGTCGGCGGGCTCGGGCCGCGCGGGGTCGTCGCCACCGCCTCCTACGAGGCCAGGCGGTTCGGGGTGCATTCCGCCATGCCGATGGCCCAGGCGCGGCGGCTCTGCCCCAACGGCGCGTGCCTGATTCCGCGCTTCAGCCTGTACCGCGAGGTCAGCGACACGGTCATGGGGATGCTCCGGGAGCTGTCCCCCCTCGTGGAGCCGCTGAGCCTGGACGAGGCCTTCGTGGACCTCGAGGCGGGCGGCGTCGCCTTCGACGCGCAGGCCGCGCGGGCCGTTGGCGAGCGGCTGAGGGCAGACATCACCGCCGCGACCGGGCTGAGCGGGTCGGTGGGGCTCGCGGGGTCCAAGATGCTGGCCAAAGTCGCCTCCGAGGAGGCCAAGCCGGCCGGGCTGCTGCTGATCGAGGTCGGCACGGAGCGGGCGCACCTGGCACCCATGTCGGTACGGACCCTGCCCGGGGTGGGGCCGGCCACGGGGGAACACCTGCGGCGGGCCGGGATCACCACGGTGGGGGAGCTGGCGGAGGCCGGCGAGGACGAACTGGTCCGGATGGTGGGGCGCTCGCACGGCGTCGGGCTGTACCGGATGGCGTTGGGGGTGGACGAGCGGCCGGTCGTCGCCGAGCGCGACGCGAAGTCCGTGTCGGTGGAGGACACCTTCGACGTGGACCTGCACGACCGGGTACGCATCCGGAACGAAGTGCAGCGGCTCGCCGACCGGTGCGTGGAGCGGCTGCGCGGGTCAGGGCATTCGGGGCGGACCATCGTGCTCAAGGTGCGGCGGTACGACTTTTCCACGCTGACCCGCTCGGAGACGCTGCGGGGGCCCACGGACGACCCCGCGGTGGTGCGGGAGGCTGCGGCGCGGCTGCTGGAGGCCGTGGACACCACGGGCGGGGTGCGGCTGCTGGGGGTGGGCGTGACGGGGCTGGCGGACTACACGCAGGAGGATCTGTTCGCTTTCGCCGATGCGATGGCTGCGCGGGCTGGGGCGGGGTCGGGTGACGGCGGCGCCGCGGGGCGGCCTGCGGCCGGCGCTGACGGGGGGCAGGAGCCCGAGGGACCCTTCCGGGTCCGGGGTGCCGTCCCGGGGCCGGGGCCGGGTCCGGGGCCGGAGCCGGAGGCGGACGAGGGTGCCGGTCAGGGCCAGGGTGGGGCAGTCCCCGCCGGGGCGGTGCCGGGCGAGCCCATCGGGCAGGGCCAGGGGCAGGCGGCTGGGGAAGAGCAGGCTGAGGCCGTTGGGCCGTCGGGGCTGGCGGAGGGGCTCGGGCACGCCCAGGGCGCTCAGCGGGGCCCTGGCCGGGGCGAGGGTCCTGGGCAGGGGTCGGGTGAGATCGCTGGGCCGGGGTGCGGTAGCGCGTTGGCGCAGGGGGAGAGCGTTGGGCAGGGGCAGGGGCAGGGGCAGGGGCAGGGGCAGGGGCAGGGGCAGGGCCAAGGCCAGGGCCAGGGCTCGGAGCAGGGCCAGGGATCGGAGCACGGCCAGGGCCAGGGCTCAGAGCAGGTGCAGGTGCAGGTGCCGGGTGAGATTGCTGGGCCTGATCGGGGTGCTGAGTTGGCGCAGGGGGAGGGCGTCGGACAAGGCCAAGGCTCGGGGCTGGGGCTGGGGCAGGCGCAGGGGCTGGGGTCGGGGTCGGGGTCGGGGGAGGTCGCTGCGCCGCGGGGTGTCGGGTCGGGGCAAAGGGGCGACGTCGGGCACGGCCAGGGCGACCTGCAGGGGGTGGGCGTTGGGCGTGGGCCGGGTGAGGTTGCTGGGCAGGGGCTCGGGGGTGCGGGGGGTGTTGAAGGTTTGGTTGAGCGGCGCTGGGCGGCCGGGAGTGATGTGCGGCATGCGGTGTACGGGCCCGGGTGGGTGCAGGGCAGCGGCGTCGGGCGGGTGACCGTACGGTTCGAGCAGCCCGGATCCGAGCCGGGCCGGGTGCGGACGTTCCTGGTGGACGACCCCGAGCTGGAGCCGTCCGACCCGATGCCGCTGGTCGGGGACCGGGCCGTGGGGGTCGGGGGCTCGACGGCTCCGGAGTGA
- a CDS encoding MerR family transcriptional regulator, producing MRVTGDGMTGGIPARSDGGPYPLHGGAVNSARRQPEPAPVGSVGPVGPQGGEPAPEQVGYRGPTACAAAGITYRQLDYWARTGLVEPTVRPAYGSGTQRLYSFRDVVVLKIVKRFLDTGVALQNIRTAVQHLRDRGFSDLERMTLMSDGATVYECTSPDQVVSLLQGGQGVFGIAVGVVWRDVENALSQLHGERVDTGETVVGHNPADELAARRNRAV from the coding sequence GTGAGAGTCACGGGCGACGGTATGACCGGGGGCATCCCCGCACGGAGTGACGGTGGGCCGTACCCGCTGCACGGTGGTGCGGTGAACTCCGCGCGCCGTCAGCCGGAGCCCGCGCCGGTCGGTTCGGTGGGGCCGGTGGGGCCCCAGGGCGGCGAGCCCGCACCCGAGCAGGTCGGATACCGAGGGCCGACGGCGTGTGCCGCGGCCGGCATCACGTACCGGCAGCTCGACTACTGGGCGCGGACCGGGCTGGTGGAGCCCACGGTGCGTCCCGCCTACGGGTCGGGGACGCAGCGCCTCTACAGCTTCCGGGACGTGGTCGTCCTCAAGATCGTGAAGCGCTTCCTGGACACCGGGGTGGCGCTGCAGAACATCCGCACCGCCGTGCAGCACCTGCGCGACCGGGGTTTCTCGGACCTGGAGCGGATGACGCTGATGAGCGACGGCGCCACCGTGTACGAGTGCACTTCGCCGGACCAGGTCGTCAGCCTGCTCCAGGGCGGCCAGGGCGTCTTCGGCATCGCCGTGGGCGTGGTCTGGCGCGATGTGGAGAACGCGCTGTCGCAGCTGCACGGGGAGCGCGTGGACACGGGCGAGACGGTGGTCGGGCACAACCCGGCCGATGAGCTGGCCGCCCGGAGGAACCGGGCCGTCTGA